The Drosophila biarmipes strain raj3 chromosome X, RU_DBia_V1.1, whole genome shotgun sequence genome includes the window CCCCCATCGAACCAGGGAGCAGATGGAAACCCACGACTACACCCAGCTAGCTTTGTGCTTGCCATTTGCCGTAATTGAAGTTGAGACCCCGGCGACACCCAGAAGTCTCtccaaaaaatcaaatatcaTATATCAACTTACATATCAAAACAACGGATGGCAAACAACAACAGAGCGGCATGGAAATGAGAGGTGCTGGCTGCTCGGTAGCGGGTCCTCTACAAGGAAGGAAGGTCCAGGTAGAGTCACATTGGGTGCTATTACATGAGCTCACACCTTTGCCGCGCCAAGGAGGCAGGATCCGGCGACGGAGTCGGAGATGGAGAGGCCTACTTCCAGAAGGCAGCTGCCCTATGCAAATCACGTTTATGCAAATTCCCAGGACACACGGTAGCTTCTTGCCAAGGCCTCGCGTTTTGCCTGAATTATTGAACTATTGGCAGTCTAAGCAAATATAAATTGAGCAATAAATTGTTCGAGGGTCGCCGCTTCGGAGTCGGAATTGGAAGAGGGATCGCGACATCACAACAGAACAAGTCCGCGGGGACATCGATACGCGTGAGTCCTTCCCGAAAACCCAGGCCCGGGGTACGACATGTGACATGACGCAGTCGGAAAAGCAAGGGCCAGATCCAATTACGATAGGCACTTCGGCGGCCAAGTGGAGACGGAGAGCCCGAGCGGGCCAATTAGACGAGTTAGTCGCCCGTTTGATGGGCCCAAATTGAGGTGACCACGTGACCACGTGCAGCTGACAGGCGCGGAGCAAGTTCGCCCAGCGCAAATGAAGATATTACGGAAGTGGCCCGGAGAAAGTGGGGGAGAAAGTGCCAAGTTAGAGCGCGAGTCCAACAAATGCTTAGCTTCCTAGGAAGCTCTTTACGAAAAATCTCCCTTAAATTGCAGGGAAGGGGttcacaaaaataattaaaaccttATGTACAACACAAAAATGGTTTATATATAACTTGACTTTGAAAACacatatcatttttaaattagtattAGTATTAGTAGTGTATCTATCATGCCAgtttattttcacattttataaaaacaataattaatcattaatcataatcataattgtttaatttatgtaAAGGTAGTATAAAATGGTTTGActtgcaaaataaatacatacataacTAGGCATATGTCAAACattgattaatattaattttttatttcatattataaaaaataaatacatataaattttggacaatatttaaatgttttatgcTAAGCACAAAAGTATTACAAAATTGAAACTATGCAAGcttgagattttttatttatgttagggtagtagaatttttaatttaactttaaaaataaaaaaacaaatattatttaaatatagcaAGGCAAGGaaaaatcatataaaataacaaccattatataaaatatgaaagcaAGCAATCttaacaatttaacaaaaacaaggtagtataaaatggaatttactttaaaaaactaatacaTCAATTATTTGGGAATGCTTTAAATATTGCATGgcaaaaaaatcataaaaaataatactaatatcaattttaatttaattttacaaaaattaaaaattatattacattaaatatagaaCCAAGATAAATGACATTCCTTTTCAAACTTTTGTAGTCTTACCATGAAATACAGATCACATTATTCCAGTGTGTTAATGTGCGATCCTGATTTTTTGTTACAGATAGGAACTCCTGTGCTCGGATTGACAATCCCTGGCGAGGGGCAGCTGGATGTGTGGACAAAAAACAAGCAGacaaagcacacacacaatgGGCCCATCCATTTGGCTTAGAACGTCTTAGGGATCGTCGTCTTAAGCCAGATGCAAATGTTTTGGGAGCGGGCACCCACACCGCCCGAGCCGAGCAGCTGCATCAGATTCCGATCCCGAAGGGCATTGTGCAACGGGCGAAAGGATTTCGAGCTGGGGCACAACAAAATTGCAGGATTCGCCTGCAATACGAAAGCGATTCCCTCAGAGGGCTAAGCCAAATGGGTGCTGGATAAACAGGATTTAGAAATTAGAATGGGCAGAGGAATGAGTAGGAAGACTTGCGTAGATGTGAATGAAGGTGAACGTGGGTGTATGCAGGTGAATGGAGGCGACTCAATGAATGGCACACGCGCTCACCGGACTCATCCGCATTAGATGCCACCTCCTCCGGTGCACCCCGGCCGTCGGCTCATGCTAATGAGGATCGGCCGACAGGTAGCCCAGCGCACAGGTATCGTAAATCACAGCACTCCCTGGGTAGGCGTTGGTAATCCTTTCGACACTTAATTAGTCCAAACTGCGGCTAGGTCCCGGGCCCGAGGAGCATAGAAATCGGCATTCGTCTTGGATGACGCTGGAGGAGATCAGGAGGATATGAAAGATCTGGAAGGGATCAGTGCAAAGGGAATGAGATCATAAAGCAGTTGACGGGGTGCATTATATCACCTAATCCCAGTTGTGGAAATTCACAGGTTCCGGCTGAAGGGAAGATAGCACTCCAAGTTCCAGTTTGCCATATCAGGCTGTGAGGATAAAGTTCTTTGACCAGCAGGGGTTGTGTTTCAAAGGATTAGTAGACCAGGTTGTGTTAGCATTAGATTTTATTAGTTCAGACACATGACATTTTACAAGTGTTATTTACAGTCCAGGCTGATGGGTTAGTTCAGTGTTATTACAAcgagggtataaaaatttaggTCAAGTTATAGATTGGCATAGAACATATCACATTGTAAAATATCACATTGATTCTGATTGTTAAGTGCTTTCGCCTAGTCACTCCAGTTAAACCTTGCAAATTAGAACTACTGGGGAAAGTTGGTTAGTTCGATTCAAAATCGAATGCGATTCTCCTTCAGCTCCAGCGGAGTTATGAATGGCCAGTATCTCCTTTCAGCCTTATACTTCTGTCGCCACGGCTTTCGCACCTGGGCTCGGTTCTCGCGGAGCTCAGGAGGTTGTGGTAAATCATACGTTTGAGACGCTGGCTCCTCACAGCCGGGAATCCTTTGGGGAATATAAAAGAGTTGATTGATTCGACGCTTTGTATTGGATTGCAGCAATCTACTTTCTTGGCATCCAGAGTCCGGTAGGCCTGACGATGCTATGGGTCCAACGGGATGGATGTTTAGGTTCTTTAAAGTAGGTTCTTCTGGTGCTGCTGCAACCGCCGATAGGGTCTCACTTGTGTTTTCCAATCTGCATTCTTGAGCTCCAGCATCCGGTGGTTGGCCTTGAGAAGGTGTAGCATCATCGGTTTTTGGCAAACTCAGCGGCTGTAACTTTGCTATGGATCGTAAGGGATTGAGATTTAGGTTCTTCAAAGTTTCTGATGCTGCTGCCAAAGACGACTTGGTCACACTGGATTGCTTCTCCTCCGTATTTACCATTTGGGAACCGAAACTAAGAGGGCTATTCAAAGCTTCTGGTGCTGCTGCAACCAACGACATGGTCACACTGTCCTTTTTCGCCCTCTGGGATCCAAAGCTAAAGGGATTGAGAACCAAGTTCTTCAAAGCTTTTGGGTCTGTGGCAAGCGACGATGTGCTCTGACACGGTTTTTCCTTCTCCGTAGTTGCCATCTGGGGTCGCAGGCGAAGGGTTGGAGTACTTTCCTTCGTAGCCGTAGTCTTGGACTCAACGAAAAATGCATTCCCCTCAACTTTAGCTTTTTTCAGGGCGGCCACACTGACCGCATTCATAAACCGACTCAGCCCGGCGTGCTTCCTCATCGTCGCGGATTCGGCTTTTTGGCTGTTGGGCTGCACGGACTCCGAACTGCCAGCTGGAGCCGGGCGAGGAGCAGCCGGTGGCGGCCGTGGAGGCCGCGGCGCAGGCTGGGGCACCGGAGCACCTGGTGGAGGCCGGGGCTCAATGAGTTTACTTCCCGAATCCTCGTTTTTAGTGGGTTTTTCGGGTACCAAAGGCTTCTTAGCGACGTCGGTTAGCCGCCACAAGCCCTGCTCATTTCTACCGATTCTCCTTAGTTTTCTTGTACCCCCCAGAGGACTTTCTACAGTCGAATCACTGCTTGGCACTGGCTTTGGGTCCTTGGGTTTCTCTTCCTCAGTACATTCCGCCTTTTTGGCTGCCATATTCTTAGCTTGCTGTTGATTCTTTTTAGTGGTTTCCCGTTTTCTAAGACGCCTCTTCTCCTTCCTCTTGGAATTGCCCGACCTGTGGGCAGCCGCTTTGTTTTCGGACTCTTCCAACTGGAAGTCCTCATCACTTTCGACGTCTGAGGATGAAGGCATATCCGGATCCTCCAGCAGCTCGAACATGTTGGATGTGCGCACTGGCTCCTTGGGTTTGGGCTGATCTAGCACCGACTTTTTAACTTCAATTGGCCTATTATCCTTGTTATCCTGTGCCCCTTTCAATGGTTTTTTAACTTGCGTAGAGCCTTTTGAATCTATTGCTGAATCATTGGCTCTGGGCTGAGTGTTTGGTGGTGAATTaatcatttgttttttattcacGCTCGTTACAGCCGCTGATCGACGAGCTTCCGGCGATTGAACTTCCGTTTCGGTTACTTTCCGCTTTGTagggttttcttttttacacTGCCCATCGTCTTGGGGGATCACCTTCGGTTGAGCTATCAACTCCTTTTCGGTCTTCTTCAGTACTTTCGACTTCGATAAGCTCTCTCCATTTACCTGTTGGACATCTCGTAGGATTCGCTTGGGCTGGtaaattatatcatttttgCTTTTCAGCTCATTAAGCGTGGGTGTTTCGGCTTTGACTACGCCTGCCTGGGGCTGGTTTTCCTTGTTGCCTTGGGGATCTAACTCTTTTGGTTGGGAAATCGAATCCTTTTTTGTCTTAAGAACCGAAGGATTAGCTGCTTCAGGTGCCTTATTTTTTACTTGGATTTCCTTTTTATCCACTTGCTCCTTGGCAACCTTTGGTTGCGAACTGAAATCCCCCTTATGTTTGGGGAGATTGCCCTTCGACTCGGTTGTTGCAGGTTCTCTGCGTTCCATAGATTTGTGGGGGCTCCAGTTCTCAAGCAACCCCTGCGTGGAACTAGATTCCTTCGCCGATTCCTTCTTTTGTAATGCGTTTTCCTGGGAAAGAGGTCCCTTTTTTGGCGCTGTTTTGGATCGTGAGCGACTGCCCAGAGCTGGCCACTGGTTTGCGTGGACTTCTACTTCTGGTGTTTTAACAGGTACCTGAAAATTAAACTATTTACCATTTTGGTCCGAAACCATTTCTATAACTCACATTTTCGTTTGGCGTAGGCGAAATCTGCTCCGAACTGATCACAGGTTGCACTATATTTGTTGTGATGTTCTcctttttgattattttcagAAGATCATCTCCGATAGACGCTGGCTGTGAGTTGTTCTCCTTCACTGGATTGGCAATTGGATGGGTTTCGAGCTCCAAGTTCGGCTGTGGTAAGGGAGTGCCTCCAGATTTCTTCTCCGATTCCGGAGCTTCATTTTCTCGTATACGGTCTGTAGTAGGCACTTGCACTGCCGCATCCTTCTGAATATTGTGAGTTCCATCGCCCGATTCATTGAGAGCAGGTAGTTGATGTCCTGGATTGGGGACCACAGCAGAAGACTCTGTTGGTAGATCCGCAGGTTGTATATGTTCTACAATTTCTGGTTCTACCACGATAAAGTTGGAAGCTTGAATGGCATCCTTTTCTTCCAACAAGGCGACAGAAGAATTAGGATCCGGGGTTGGAGCGGCATCAGAAGCCTTAGTTGGTAGCACTGCTTCCGTTGGCGGGGTTAATTGGGAATCCTGAATCATACGCTCTACAATTTCCTGTTCCACCATGACCAAGTCGGGGACCTGGTTTAAGTTACTTACCCGATGGATCGCCGTCATATCGACAGCCTGAATAAAAGAGTTCAAGTCCTGGTAGGAAACCACATCGGAATCTTTCGCTGGCAAAGCGGTTTCCGGTTGCATGCTCCCATAGGTATCCTGTCGCTGGTTGATATGTTGACTTATCGTCGGTTCTACAACATCCTGTTCTGCAATGTCCTGTTCTACCAAGACCGCGTTGGGAGCCGTACTTGGATCATATTCTTCCTGGATCGTCGTCAAATCGAAAGAGCGAGCGGGACACTTGTAAAACGCGTTATGCCCCAAACCAGAAGCTCTAGGTTTTGAAACGCTTTGCGGTTGTTGGGGGAAAATGGGATCCTGAGGCACATCAGGATAATAACCAACTCTAGTTCGGAAGCGGTCTTCAAAAGGCACTTGCACTGCTGAATCCATCGGAATACCCCGAGCTCCATCCGGTTGAGGGAAACAGTTGCCTAGTTGCAACTGAAAACATGgtttagaaatattataattacttAATTCAGTATACTTGTAGCAATTAACTATTATAGCTTGAGTAAAAGCCTTGTTCATTTTTGAGTATTTCGTAGTGTGCattacatttttacattaaaaGCCTGTTTAATGTACTTACGCTTTGCGGTTGTTGGGGGAAAATGGGATCCTGAGGCACATCAGGATAATAACTAACTCTAGGTCGGAAGCGGTCTTCAAAAGGCACTTGCACTGCTGAATCCATCGGAATACCCCGAGCTCCGTCCGGTTGAGGGAAACAGTTACCTGGTTGTAACTGAAAACATGGTTtagaattattataattacttAATTCTTAATTCTTACTTAATACTTGTAGCAATTAACTATTATAACTTGAGTAAATAGTAAAAACCTTGTTAATTTTTGAGTACTTCGTCTGCCTGCTGAACGTACTTATTAAAGGTATAAAATGATATGTACATGGATTGAAGACCACATTTCTAAAATCagcattatatttatttcactataaaaatattatactatttatatagataaataaataatatatattattatatgtatCCTACTATATTATGTAAACTATtattaacaaatatatatatcagtGTTGGTAAACGATTTTTTTGAAGGGCTTGGAATATTTAGTCACTCTTTTTTATATCCTACAGCATACCCTAATTTATAGGTACTTACATCGTGAAAAACTTCAAACATTGGTTGCGTTTCATTCACAGGAATTGGATTTTCTGGCACTGGAAAACGAGGATACAGTGGTCGCAGGTCAATTATGATTCGATCTTCCGTTTTGGTGACCGCAACCAAGGGTCCCAAGACGATCTCCACCAGGTGTGGAGCTGGAGGGACTTCGGCTTGGGCCTTTGGTGGAGCAGTTGGTGCGTAGGTCGGTCCAAAGGTGAGAGGCACCTGCTGAGCTGGTGAAAAATGCTGTCCTGGTGGAGGATGCTGTGATGGCGGAACATGCTGGGGTCGTTGCTGAAAGCCCAGCTGTGGACTTGGCAGGACTTCAGCTTGGATCCTCCGTGGAGCAGTTGGCGCGTACGCATAAGCAGGGTTCTGGGGAACGCTCTGGGTCAGAGGA containing:
- the LOC127012494 gene encoding titin isoform X2; amino-acid sequence: MEHQCVSPQGIYYVQLNPNGNAHYQPSGAGNGVSYSPPITPYPGPGHSSSYSPSRPRNLQPRFASSYSPSNNQPNSTPYSQVHHSPNFTPNFPVNHQPYYSSNSTPNGPSNCHPYYSPASAPNTPPNFPSNPRQNRSVPPDPYTFVPRRDRKIVVFGSTPGFYYRGCWYNCRLPLPTPTASQQAQDQVPQQHQSYVVANQAPQSQIRYVGEQARPLPKPRFSEQAQIYERGEQAAPLPPKAYQRAQVFQIGEHTPPPHPQPRGHDPSINGVYMVAGQPQFQQPLRPGYVPSTEQVPLTQSVPQNPAYAYAPTAPRRIQAEVLPSPQLGFQQRPQHVPPSQHPPPGQHFSPAQQVPLTFGPTYAPTAPPKAQAEVPPAPHLVEIVLGPLVAVTKTEDRIIIDLRPLYPRFPVPENPIPVNETQPMFEVFHDLQPGNCFPQPDGARGIPMDSAVQVPFEDRFRPRVSYYPDVPQDPIFPQQPQSLQLGNCFPQPDGARGIPMDSAVQVPFEDRFRTRVGYYPDVPQDPIFPQQPQSVSKPRASGLGHNAFYKCPARSFDLTTIQEEYDPSTAPNAVLVEQDIAEQDVVEPTISQHINQRQDTYGSMQPETALPAKDSDVVSYQDLNSFIQAVDMTAIHRDSQLTPPTEAVLPTKASDAAPTPDPNSSVALLEEKDAIQASNFIVVEPEIVEHIQPADLPTESSAVVPNPGHQLPALNESGDGTHNIQKDAAVQVPTTDRIRENEAPESEKKSGGTPLPQPNLELETHPIANPVKENNSQPASIGDDLLKIIKKENITTNIVQPVISSEQISPTPNENVPVKTPEVEVHANQWPALGSRSRSKTAPKKGPLSQENALQKKESAKESSSTQGLLENWSPHKSMERREPATTESKGNLPKHKGDFSSQPKVAKEQVDKKEIQVKNKAPEAANPSVLKTKKDSISQPKELDPQGNKENQPQAGVVKAETPTLNELKSKNDIIYQPKRILRDVQQVNGESLSKSKVLKKTEKELIAQPKVIPQDDGQCKKENPTKRKVTETEVQSPEARRSAAVTSVNKKQMINSPPNTQPRANDSAIDSKGSTQVKKPLKGAQDNKDNRPIEVKKSVLDQPKPKEPVRTSNMFELLEDPDMPSSSDVESDEDFQLEESENKAAAHRSGNSKRKEKRRLRKRETTKKNQQQAKNMAAKKAECTEEEKPKDPKPVPSSDSTVESPLGGTRKLRRIGRNEQGLWRLTDVAKKPLVPEKPTKNEDSGSKLIEPRPPPGAPVPQPAPRPPRPPPAAPRPAPAGSSESVQPNSQKAESATMRKHAGLSRFMNAVSVAALKKAKVEGNAFFVESKTTATKESTPTLRLRPQMATTEKEKPCQSTSSLATDPKALKNLVLNPFSFGSQRAKKDSVTMSLVAAAPEALNSPLSFGSQMVNTEEKQSSVTKSSLAAASETLKNLNLNPLRSIAKLQPLSLPKTDDATPSQGQPPDAGAQECRLENTSETLSAVAAAPEEPTLKNLNIHPVGPIASSGLPDSGCQESRLLQSNTKRRINQLFYIPQRIPGCEEPASQTYDLPQPPELRENRAQVRKPWRQKYKAERRYWPFITPLELKENRIRF
- the LOC127012494 gene encoding proteoglycan 4 isoform X1, producing the protein MEHQCVSPQGIYYVQLNPNGNAHYQPSGAGNGVSYSPPITPYPGPGHSSSYSPSRPRNLQPRFASSYSPSNNQPNSTPYSQVHHSPNFTPNFPVNHQPYYSSNSTPNGPSNCHPYYSPASAPNTPPNFPSNPRQNRSVPPDPYTFVPRRDRKIVVFGSTPGFYYRGCWYNCRLPLPTPTASQQAQDQVPQQHQSYVVANQAPQSQIRYVGEQARPLPKPRFSEQAQIYERGEQAAPLPPKAYQRAQVFQIGEHTPPPHPQPRGHDPSINGVYMVAGQPQFQQPLRPGYVPSTEQVPLTQSVPQNPAYAYAPTAPRRIQAEVLPSPQLGFQQRPQHVPPSQHPPPGQHFSPAQQVPLTFGPTYAPTAPPKAQAEVPPAPHLVEIVLGPLVAVTKTEDRIIIDLRPLYPRFPVPENPIPVNETQPMFEVFHDLQPGNCFPQPDGARGIPMDSAVQVPFEDRFRPRVSYYPDVPQDPIFPQQPQSLQLGNCFPQPDGARGIPMDSAVQVPFEDRFRTRVGYYPDVPQDPIFPQQPQSVSKPRASGLGHNAFYKCPARSFDLTTIQEEYDPSTAPNAVLVEQDIAEQDVVEPTISQHINQRQDTYGSMQPETALPAKDSDVVSYQDLNSFIQAVDMTAIHRVSNLNQVPDLVMVEQEIVERMIQDSQLTPPTEAVLPTKASDAAPTPDPNSSVALLEEKDAIQASNFIVVEPEIVEHIQPADLPTESSAVVPNPGHQLPALNESGDGTHNIQKDAAVQVPTTDRIRENEAPESEKKSGGTPLPQPNLELETHPIANPVKENNSQPASIGDDLLKIIKKENITTNIVQPVISSEQISPTPNENVPVKTPEVEVHANQWPALGSRSRSKTAPKKGPLSQENALQKKESAKESSSTQGLLENWSPHKSMERREPATTESKGNLPKHKGDFSSQPKVAKEQVDKKEIQVKNKAPEAANPSVLKTKKDSISQPKELDPQGNKENQPQAGVVKAETPTLNELKSKNDIIYQPKRILRDVQQVNGESLSKSKVLKKTEKELIAQPKVIPQDDGQCKKENPTKRKVTETEVQSPEARRSAAVTSVNKKQMINSPPNTQPRANDSAIDSKGSTQVKKPLKGAQDNKDNRPIEVKKSVLDQPKPKEPVRTSNMFELLEDPDMPSSSDVESDEDFQLEESENKAAAHRSGNSKRKEKRRLRKRETTKKNQQQAKNMAAKKAECTEEEKPKDPKPVPSSDSTVESPLGGTRKLRRIGRNEQGLWRLTDVAKKPLVPEKPTKNEDSGSKLIEPRPPPGAPVPQPAPRPPRPPPAAPRPAPAGSSESVQPNSQKAESATMRKHAGLSRFMNAVSVAALKKAKVEGNAFFVESKTTATKESTPTLRLRPQMATTEKEKPCQSTSSLATDPKALKNLVLNPFSFGSQRAKKDSVTMSLVAAAPEALNSPLSFGSQMVNTEEKQSSVTKSSLAAASETLKNLNLNPLRSIAKLQPLSLPKTDDATPSQGQPPDAGAQECRLENTSETLSAVAAAPEEPTLKNLNIHPVGPIASSGLPDSGCQESRLLQSNTKRRINQLFYIPQRIPGCEEPASQTYDLPQPPELRENRAQVRKPWRQKYKAERRYWPFITPLELKENRIRF
- the LOC127012494 gene encoding proteoglycan 4 isoform X3 — protein: MEHQCVSPQGIYYVQLNPNGNAHYQPSGAGNGVSYSPPITPYPGPGHSSSYSPSRPRNLQPRFASSYSPSNNQPNSTPYSQVHHSPNFTPNFPVNHQPYYSSNSTPNGPSNCHPYYSPASAPNTPPNFPSNPRQNRSVPPDPYTFVPRRDRKIVVFGSTPGFYYRGCWYNCRLPLPTPTASQQAQDQVPQQHQSYVVANQAPQSQIRYVGEQARPLPKPRFSEQAQIYERGEQAAPLPPKAYQRAQVFQIGEHTPPPHPQPRGHDPSINGVYMVAGQPQFQQPLRPGYVPSTEQVPLTQSVPQNPAYAYAPTAPRRIQAEVLPSPQLGFQQRPQHVPPSQHPPPGQHFSPAQQVPLTFGPTYAPTAPPKAQAEVPPAPHLVEIVLGPLVAVTKTEDRIIIDLRPLYPRFPVPENPIPVNETQPMFEVFHDLQPGNCFPQPDGARGIPMDSAVQVPFEDRFRPRVSYYPDVPQDPIFPQQPQSLQLGNCFPQPDGARGIPMDSAVQVPFEDRFRTRVGYYPDVPQDPIFPQQPQSVSKPRASGLGHNAFYKCPARSFDLTTIQEEYDPSTAPNAVLVEQDIAEQDVVEPTISQHINQRQDTYGSMQPETALPAKDSDVVSYQDLNSFIQAVDMTAIHRVSNLNQVPDLVMVEQEIVERMIQDSQLTPPTEAVLPTKASDAAPTPDPNSSVALLEEKDAIQASNFIVVEPEIVEHIQPADLPTESSAVVPNPGHQLPALNESGDGTHNIQKDAAVQVPTTDRIRENEAPESEKKSGGTPLPQPNLELETHPIANPVKENNSQPASIGDDLLKIIKKENITTNIVQPVISSEQISPTPNENVPVKTPEVEVHANQWPALGSRSRSKTAPKKGPLSQENALQKKESAKESSSTQGLLENWSPHKSMERREPATTESKGNLPKHKGDFSSQPKVAKEQVDKKEIQVKNKAPEAANPSVLKTKKDSISQPKELDPQGNKENQPQAGVVKAETPTLNELKSKNDIIYQPKRILRDVQQVNGESLSKSKVLKKTEKELIAQPKVIPQDDGQCKKENPTKRKVTETEVQSPEARRSAAVTSVNKKQMINSPPNTQPRANDSAIDSKGSTQVKKPLKGAQDNKDNRPIEVKKSVLDQPKPKEPVRTSNMFELLEDPDMPSSSDVESDEDFQLEESENKAAAHRSGNSKRKEKRRLRKRETTKKNQQQAKNMAAKKAECTEEEKPKDPKPVPSSDSTVESPLGGTRKLRRIGRNEQGLWRLTDVAKKPLVPEKPTKNEDSGSKLIEPRPPPGAPVPQPAPRPPRPPPAAPRPAPAGSSESVQPNSQKAESATMRKHAGLSRFMNAVSVAALKKAKVEGNAFFVESKTTATKESTPTLRLRPQMATTEKEKPCQSTSSLATDPKALKNLVLNPFSFGSQRAKKDSVTMSLVAAAPEALNSPLSFGSQMVNTEEKQSSVTKSSLAAASETLKNLNLNPLRSIAKLQPLSLPKTDDATPSQGQPPDAGAQECRLENTSETLSAVAAAPEEPTLKNLNIHPVGPIASSGLPDSGCQERFPAVRSQRLKRMIYHNLLSSARTEPRCESRGDRSIRLKGDTGHS